A region of Piscinibacter gummiphilus DNA encodes the following proteins:
- a CDS encoding NADH-quinone oxidoreductase subunit A: MNLAPYLPVILFILVGVGVGVAPMVLGSLLGPRRPDTAKNSPYECGFEAFEDARMKFDVRYYLVAILFILFDLEIAFLFPWAVSLKEIGPTGFWAMMLFLGILVVGFVYEWKKGALDWE; the protein is encoded by the coding sequence ATGAATCTGGCACCCTACCTCCCCGTCATCTTGTTCATCCTGGTGGGTGTGGGGGTCGGCGTAGCGCCCATGGTGCTCGGTTCTCTCCTCGGTCCGCGTCGTCCTGACACGGCCAAAAACTCCCCGTACGAATGCGGCTTCGAGGCTTTCGAAGACGCCCGGATGAAATTCGATGTGCGCTACTACCTCGTCGCCATCCTGTTCATCCTGTTCGACCTGGAAATTGCCTTCCTCTTCCCGTGGGCAGTTTCGCTGAAGGAAATCGGTCCGACCGGCTTCTGGGCCATGATGCTGTTCCTTGGCATCCTCGTCGTGGGCTTTGTCTACGAATGGAAAAAAGGCGCGCTGGACTGGGAATGA
- a CDS encoding NuoB/complex I 20 kDa subunit family protein, with translation MGIEGVLKEGFVTTSLDTVINWSKTGSLWPMTFGLACCAVEMMHAGAARYDIDRFGMLFRPSPRQSDLMIVAGTLCNKMAPALRKVYDQMAEPRWVLSMGSCANGGGYYHYSYSVVRGCDRIVPVDVYVPGCPPTAEALLYGILQLQAKIRRENTIAR, from the coding sequence ATGGGCATCGAAGGCGTTCTCAAAGAAGGTTTTGTCACCACCAGCCTGGACACGGTGATCAATTGGTCGAAGACGGGCTCCCTGTGGCCCATGACCTTCGGCCTGGCGTGCTGCGCCGTCGAGATGATGCACGCCGGTGCGGCGCGCTACGACATCGACCGCTTCGGCATGCTGTTCCGGCCCAGCCCGCGCCAGAGCGACCTGATGATCGTCGCCGGCACGCTGTGCAACAAGATGGCGCCGGCGCTCCGCAAGGTCTACGACCAGATGGCCGAGCCCCGCTGGGTGCTCTCCATGGGGTCCTGCGCCAACGGCGGCGGCTACTACCACTACAGCTATTCCGTCGTGCGCGGCTGCGATCGCATCGTGCCGGTGGACGTCTACGTGCCGGGCTGTCCGCCCACGGCCGAGGCGCTGCTCTACGGCATCCTGCAGCTGCAGGCGAAGATCCGCCGCGAAAACACCATCGCGCGTTGA
- a CDS encoding NADH-quinone oxidoreductase subunit C, producing MSQIETLKARIEADLAPSIKSLVLDRGELTLTVKAADYLAVAQKLRDLPEFKFEQLIDLCGLDYSSYKDQPWEGPRFCVASHLLSVTHNWRLRLKVFAPEDDLPVVASVNGVWSSANWFEREAFDLYGILFEGHEDLRRILTDYGFIGHPFRKDFPVSGTVEMRYDAEQKRVIYQPVTIEPREIIPRIIREDNYGGLH from the coding sequence ATGAGCCAAATCGAAACCTTGAAGGCCCGCATCGAGGCCGACCTTGCTCCGTCGATCAAGAGCCTGGTGCTCGATCGCGGTGAACTCACGCTGACCGTCAAGGCAGCCGACTACCTGGCCGTCGCCCAGAAGCTGCGCGACCTGCCGGAGTTCAAGTTCGAACAGCTGATCGACCTCTGCGGGCTCGACTACTCGAGCTACAAGGACCAGCCCTGGGAAGGGCCGCGCTTCTGCGTCGCCTCGCACCTGCTGTCGGTCACGCACAACTGGCGCCTGCGCCTGAAGGTCTTCGCCCCCGAGGACGATCTGCCCGTGGTGGCCTCGGTCAACGGCGTCTGGAGTTCGGCCAACTGGTTCGAGCGCGAGGCGTTCGACCTGTACGGCATCCTCTTCGAGGGCCACGAGGACCTGCGCCGCATCCTGACCGACTACGGTTTCATCGGCCACCCGTTCCGCAAGGACTTCCCCGTGTCGGGGACCGTCGAGATGCGCTACGACGCCGAGCAGAAGCGCGTGATCTACCAACCGGTCACGATCGAGCCGCGCGAAATCATTCCCCGCATCATCCGTGAAGACAACTACGGTGGTCTGCATTAA
- a CDS encoding NADH-quinone oxidoreductase subunit D, protein MAEIKNYTLNFGPQHPAAHGVLRLVLELDGEVIQRADPHIGLLHRATEKLAETRTFIQNLPYMDRLDYVSMMSNEHAYCLAIERLMGIEVPERAQYIRVMFSEITRLLNHLMWLGAHGLDCGAMNMLIYCFREREDLFDMYEAVSGARMHAAYFRPGGVYRDLPDSMPQYKASKIHNAKAISAMNKNRGGSLLDFIEDFCRRFPANVDDYETLLTDNRIWKQRTVGIGVVTPERALNLGFSGPMLRGSGIAWDLRKKQPYDVYAKMDFDVPVGTNGDTYDRYLVRVAEMREANKIIQQCVAWLRANPGPVITDNHKVAPPPRVDMKSSMEELIHHFKLFTEGFRVPEGEAYAAVEHPKGEFGIYIVSDGANKPYRLKIRPPGFAHLAAMDEMSRGHMIADAVAVIGTMDIVFGEIDR, encoded by the coding sequence ATGGCTGAGATCAAGAACTACACGCTGAACTTCGGTCCCCAGCACCCCGCCGCGCACGGGGTGCTGCGCCTCGTGCTCGAGCTCGACGGCGAAGTCATCCAGCGTGCCGACCCCCACATCGGCCTCCTGCACCGCGCGACTGAAAAGCTCGCCGAGACGCGCACGTTCATCCAGAACCTGCCCTACATGGACCGCCTCGACTACGTGTCGATGATGTCCAACGAGCACGCGTACTGCCTGGCCATCGAACGGCTCATGGGCATCGAGGTGCCCGAGCGCGCACAGTACATCCGCGTGATGTTCAGCGAGATCACCCGCCTGCTCAACCACCTGATGTGGCTGGGTGCGCACGGTCTCGACTGCGGCGCGATGAACATGCTGATCTACTGCTTCCGCGAGCGGGAAGATCTCTTCGACATGTACGAGGCGGTGTCGGGTGCGCGCATGCACGCGGCCTACTTCCGTCCGGGCGGTGTGTACCGCGACCTGCCGGACAGCATGCCGCAGTACAAGGCGTCGAAGATCCACAACGCCAAGGCCATCTCGGCGATGAACAAGAACCGCGGTGGTTCGCTGCTCGACTTCATCGAGGACTTCTGCCGCCGTTTCCCCGCGAACGTCGACGACTACGAGACGCTGCTCACCGACAACCGCATCTGGAAGCAGCGCACGGTCGGCATCGGCGTGGTCACGCCCGAGCGCGCGCTGAACCTCGGCTTCTCCGGCCCCATGCTGCGCGGCAGCGGCATCGCCTGGGACCTGCGCAAGAAGCAGCCGTACGACGTGTACGCGAAGATGGACTTCGACGTGCCCGTGGGCACCAACGGCGACACGTACGACCGCTACCTGGTCCGCGTCGCCGAGATGCGCGAAGCCAACAAGATCATCCAGCAGTGCGTCGCCTGGCTGCGCGCGAACCCGGGTCCGGTCATCACCGACAACCACAAGGTCGCTCCGCCGCCGCGCGTGGACATGAAGTCCAGCATGGAAGAGCTGATCCACCACTTCAAGCTGTTCACCGAAGGCTTCCGCGTGCCGGAAGGCGAGGCCTATGCCGCGGTCGAGCACCCGAAGGGCGAGTTCGGCATCTACATCGTCAGCGACGGCGCCAACAAACCCTACCGCCTCAAGATCCGTCCGCCCGGCTTCGCGCACCTCGCGGCCATGGACGAGATGTCGCGCGGCCACATGATCGCCGACGCCGTCGCGGTCATCGGCACCATGGACATCGTGTTCGGCGAGATTGACAGGTAA
- a CDS encoding NADH-quinone oxidoreductase subunit NuoE family protein, translated as MSSTDATPSAATLARFAREVAKYPADQRQSAVMACLAIVQQEQGFVSAEAERQIADVLGMPPIAVHEVTTFYNMYNQVPRGTFKLNVCANLPCQLRDGQKALNHLCEKLGVEAGGTTADGLFTVQKSECLGACADAPVMLVNDRQMCSFMTTERLDELVDTLRSAVK; from the coding sequence ATGAGCTCCACCGACGCCACCCCCTCGGCCGCGACCCTCGCGCGGTTCGCCCGCGAAGTCGCGAAGTACCCGGCCGACCAGCGCCAGTCGGCCGTGATGGCCTGCCTCGCCATCGTCCAGCAGGAACAAGGTTTCGTGTCCGCCGAAGCCGAACGGCAGATCGCCGACGTGCTCGGCATGCCGCCCATCGCGGTGCACGAGGTCACCACGTTCTACAACATGTACAACCAGGTGCCCCGCGGCACGTTCAAGCTGAACGTCTGCGCGAACCTGCCGTGCCAGCTGCGCGACGGCCAGAAGGCCCTGAACCACCTGTGCGAGAAGCTCGGCGTGGAAGCCGGCGGCACCACCGCCGACGGCCTGTTCACCGTGCAGAAGAGCGAATGCCTCGGCGCCTGTGCCGACGCACCGGTGATGCTCGTCAACGACCGGCAGATGTGCAGCTTCATGACGACCGAACGCCTCGACGAACTCGTCGACACGCTGCGTTCGGCGGTCAAGTGA
- the nuoF gene encoding NADH-quinone oxidoreductase subunit NuoF: MQPQLDLSKFQAKGVETCFHGRHIGPQIYAGLDGKNWSIKDYEARGGYQALRKILTGGDGGEPMTPDQVIAEVKASGLRGRGGAGFPTGLKWSFMPRQFPGQKYLVCNSDEGEPGTCKDRDILMFNPHIVIEGMAIAAFAMGISVGYNYIHGEIFEVYERFEAALEEARAAGYLGDKILGSAHSFQLHAAHGFGAYICGEETALLESLEGKKGQPRFKPPFPASYGLYGKPTTINNTETFAAVPWIIRNGGQPYLEIGKPNNGGTKIFSVVGDVENPGNFEIPLGTPFSKLLELAGGVRKGRTLKAVIPGGSSAPVLPANIMMDCTMDYDSIAKAGSMLGSGAVIVMDDSRCMVNSLLRLSYFYMHESCGQCTPCREGTGWMHRMIERIAHGQGRPEDIDLLNSVADNIQGRTICALGDAAAMPVRAMIKHFRDEFVHLIEHKTSTVPAYV, from the coding sequence ATGCAACCCCAGCTCGACCTCTCCAAGTTCCAGGCCAAGGGCGTGGAAACCTGCTTCCACGGCCGGCACATCGGTCCTCAGATCTACGCCGGCCTCGACGGCAAGAACTGGTCCATCAAGGACTACGAGGCCCGCGGTGGCTACCAGGCCCTGCGCAAGATCCTCACCGGCGGCGACGGCGGCGAGCCCATGACGCCCGACCAGGTCATCGCCGAAGTGAAGGCCTCGGGCCTGCGCGGCCGTGGTGGCGCGGGCTTCCCCACCGGTCTGAAGTGGAGCTTCATGCCCCGCCAGTTCCCGGGCCAGAAGTACCTCGTCTGCAACTCGGACGAAGGTGAACCGGGCACGTGCAAGGACCGCGACATCCTGATGTTCAACCCGCACATCGTCATCGAAGGCATGGCCATCGCCGCCTTCGCGATGGGCATCAGCGTCGGGTACAACTACATCCACGGCGAGATCTTCGAGGTGTACGAACGCTTCGAGGCCGCGCTGGAAGAGGCCCGCGCCGCGGGCTACCTCGGCGACAAGATCCTCGGCTCGGCCCACAGCTTCCAGCTGCACGCCGCCCACGGCTTCGGCGCGTACATCTGCGGCGAGGAAACCGCGCTGCTCGAATCGCTCGAAGGCAAGAAGGGCCAGCCGCGCTTCAAGCCGCCGTTCCCGGCCAGCTACGGCCTGTACGGCAAGCCCACCACGATCAACAACACCGAGACGTTCGCCGCGGTGCCGTGGATCATCCGGAACGGCGGCCAGCCGTACCTCGAGATCGGCAAGCCCAACAACGGCGGCACGAAGATCTTCTCGGTGGTGGGTGACGTCGAGAACCCCGGCAACTTCGAGATCCCCCTCGGCACGCCGTTCTCGAAGCTGCTCGAGCTCGCCGGTGGCGTGCGCAAGGGCCGCACCCTCAAGGCCGTGATTCCCGGCGGTTCGTCCGCCCCGGTGCTGCCCGCGAACATCATGATGGACTGCACGATGGACTATGACTCCATCGCCAAGGCCGGCTCCATGCTGGGCTCGGGCGCCGTCATCGTGATGGACGACTCGCGCTGCATGGTCAACAGCCTGCTGCGCCTGTCGTACTTCTACATGCACGAGAGCTGCGGCCAGTGCACGCCGTGCCGCGAAGGCACGGGCTGGATGCACCGCATGATCGAGCGCATCGCCCACGGGCAGGGCCGCCCGGAAGACATCGACCTGCTGAACTCGGTCGCCGACAACATCCAGGGCCGCACCATCTGCGCCCTGGGCGACGCCGCCGCCATGCCGGTGCGCGCCATGATCAAACATTTCCGCGACGAATTCGTGCACCTGATCGAGCACAAGACGTCCACGGTTCCCGCCTACGTCTGA
- the nuoG gene encoding NADH-quinone oxidoreductase subunit NuoG — MIEIELDGKKVEVQEGSMVMHAADKAGTYIPHFCYHKKLSIAANCRMCLVDVEKAPKPMPACATPVTQGMIVRTKSDKALKAQQGVMEFLLINHPLDCPICDQGGECQLQDLAVGYGSSASRYQEEKRVVFHKDVGPLISMEEMSRCIHCTRCVRFGQEVAGQMELGMIHRGEHSEITTVAGDTVDSELSGNMIDICPVGALTSKPFRYSARTWELSRRKSVSPHDSTGANLIVQVKNNRVMRVVPLENEDVNECWIADRDRFSYESLNSDDRLTQPMVKQNGEWQTTDWTTALEYVGRSLTEIKREHGAASIGAIGSAHSTVEELHLLAKLVRGLGSQNIDHRVRHADFTAPEGVRWLGTSIASLSSLQRVLVVGSFLRKDHPLFASRLRQATRKGAKVHSLHAVQDDWLMPLASSITVAPSAWVQTLAEIAAAVAAEKGATAPVSANVTDAAKAVAASLLSGERKAVLLGNAAAQHPQASGLLSLANWIGEQTGASVGYLTEAANTVGAQLVNALPGEGGLNAQQILTGSLKAVVLLNTEPAFDAANPAAAVRALQGASLVVALTPFKNAALDVADVLLPIAPFSETSGTFVNAEGRAQSFHGVVKPLGDTRPAWKVLRVLGNVLGLDGFSQETSEEVRAEALGDVATIPARLSNKTSVSAKPAATATALERVSDVMIYAADSLVRRATSLQLTKDARPPVAGLSASLWAELGLNGTAAVRLKQGDAIAVLSAQLDPTLAANAVRVPAGHPATAGLGSLFGPITVEKA; from the coding sequence ATGATCGAAATCGAACTCGACGGCAAGAAGGTGGAGGTCCAGGAGGGCAGCATGGTGATGCATGCCGCCGACAAGGCCGGCACCTACATCCCGCATTTCTGCTACCACAAGAAGCTGTCCATCGCGGCCAACTGCCGCATGTGCCTCGTCGACGTCGAGAAGGCGCCGAAGCCGATGCCGGCCTGCGCCACGCCCGTCACGCAGGGCATGATCGTCCGCACGAAGAGCGACAAGGCCCTGAAGGCCCAGCAGGGCGTGATGGAGTTCCTGCTCATCAACCACCCGCTCGACTGCCCCATCTGCGACCAGGGCGGCGAATGCCAGCTGCAGGACCTGGCCGTGGGCTACGGCTCCTCGGCCTCGCGCTACCAGGAAGAGAAGCGCGTGGTGTTCCACAAGGACGTGGGCCCGCTGATCTCGATGGAAGAGATGAGCCGCTGCATCCACTGCACGCGCTGCGTCCGGTTCGGCCAGGAAGTGGCCGGCCAGATGGAGCTCGGCATGATCCACCGCGGTGAACACTCCGAGATCACCACGGTCGCCGGCGACACGGTCGACTCCGAGCTGTCGGGCAACATGATCGACATCTGCCCGGTGGGCGCGCTCACCAGCAAGCCGTTCCGCTACAGCGCCCGCACCTGGGAACTCTCGCGCCGCAAGAGCGTGAGCCCGCACGACAGCACCGGCGCGAACCTCATCGTGCAGGTCAAGAACAACCGCGTGATGCGCGTGGTGCCGCTCGAGAACGAAGACGTCAACGAATGCTGGATCGCTGACCGCGACCGCTTCTCGTACGAATCGCTCAACAGCGACGACCGCCTCACGCAGCCGATGGTCAAGCAGAACGGCGAGTGGCAGACCACCGACTGGACCACGGCCCTCGAATACGTCGGCCGCAGCCTGACCGAGATCAAGCGCGAGCACGGTGCCGCCAGCATCGGCGCCATCGGCTCGGCCCACAGCACGGTCGAGGAACTGCACCTGCTGGCCAAGCTCGTGCGCGGCCTCGGCAGCCAGAACATCGACCACCGCGTGCGCCACGCCGACTTCACCGCGCCGGAAGGCGTGCGCTGGCTCGGCACGTCCATCGCGTCGCTGTCGTCGCTGCAGCGCGTGCTGGTCGTGGGCTCGTTCCTGCGCAAGGACCACCCGCTGTTCGCCTCCCGCCTGCGCCAGGCCACCCGCAAGGGCGCCAAGGTGCACAGCCTGCACGCCGTGCAGGACGACTGGCTGATGCCGCTCGCGAGCAGCATCACCGTGGCGCCGAGCGCCTGGGTCCAGACGCTGGCCGAGATCGCCGCCGCCGTGGCCGCCGAGAAGGGCGCCACCGCCCCGGTGAGCGCGAACGTGACCGACGCCGCCAAGGCCGTCGCCGCCTCGCTGCTGTCGGGCGAACGCAAGGCCGTGCTGCTCGGCAACGCCGCCGCGCAACACCCGCAGGCCAGCGGCCTGCTGTCGCTCGCCAACTGGATCGGCGAACAGACCGGCGCCTCGGTGGGCTACCTCACCGAAGCCGCGAACACCGTCGGCGCGCAGCTCGTCAACGCGCTGCCGGGCGAGGGTGGCCTGAACGCCCAGCAGATCCTCACGGGTTCGCTGAAGGCCGTCGTGCTGCTGAACACCGAACCGGCCTTCGACGCCGCGAACCCGGCCGCCGCCGTGCGCGCGCTGCAGGGCGCCTCGCTCGTCGTCGCGCTCACGCCGTTCAAGAACGCCGCGCTCGACGTGGCCGACGTGCTGCTGCCCATCGCCCCGTTCTCGGAAACCTCGGGCACCTTCGTCAACGCCGAAGGCCGCGCGCAGAGCTTCCACGGCGTGGTGAAGCCCCTGGGTGACACCCGCCCGGCGTGGAAGGTGCTGCGCGTGCTCGGCAACGTGCTGGGCCTCGATGGCTTCTCGCAGGAGACGTCGGAAGAGGTGCGCGCCGAAGCCCTGGGCGACGTCGCCACCATCCCGGCCCGCCTGAGCAACAAGACGTCGGTGTCGGCCAAGCCGGCCGCCACGGCCACTGCACTCGAGCGTGTCTCCGACGTGATGATCTACGCCGCCGACTCCCTGGTGCGCCGCGCCACGTCGCTGCAGCTCACGAAGGACGCGCGCCCACCGGTCGCCGGCCTGTCGGCCTCGCTGTGGGCCGAGCTGGGCCTCAACGGCACCGCCGCCGTGCGCCTGAAGCAGGGCGACGCCATCGCCGTGCTGTCCGCCCAGCTGGACCCGACCCTGGCCGCCAATGCCGTGCGCGTGCCGGCAGGGCACCCGGCCACTGCGGGCCTGGGCAGCCTGTTCGGCCCGATCACCGTCGAGAAAGCCTGA
- the nuoH gene encoding NADH-quinone oxidoreductase subunit NuoH translates to MLDSITSFGSATLGGFWPVVWTLVKIIAVVAPLMICVAYLTLWERKAIGWTQIRPGPNRVGPMGLLTPIADAVKLIFKEIIMPTAASKGLFLLGPIMTIMPALAAWAVVPFGPEVVLADVNAGLLLLLAITSIEVYGVIIAGWASNSKYAFLGALRASAQMVSYEIAMGFCMVVVLMVSGTLNMSQIVLQQGHGTFASMGLTFLSWNWLPLLPIFVVFFISGLAETNRHPFDVVEGESEIVAGHMIEYSGMAFAMFFLAEYANMILVSIITATLFLGGWLSPFDFAPFNLIPGWIWLGIKTFVVVTMFLWVRSTFPRFRYDQIMRLGWKIFIPVTLVWLLVVGLWIQSPYNIWK, encoded by the coding sequence ATGCTCGACTCGATCACCTCCTTCGGCAGCGCCACCCTCGGTGGCTTCTGGCCGGTCGTCTGGACGCTCGTGAAGATCATCGCGGTGGTCGCGCCGCTGATGATCTGCGTGGCCTACCTCACGCTGTGGGAACGCAAGGCCATCGGCTGGACGCAGATCCGTCCGGGTCCGAACCGCGTGGGTCCCATGGGCCTGCTCACCCCCATCGCCGACGCCGTCAAGCTGATCTTCAAGGAGATCATCATGCCGACGGCCGCGAGCAAGGGCCTGTTCCTGCTCGGTCCCATCATGACCATCATGCCGGCGCTGGCCGCCTGGGCGGTGGTGCCGTTCGGTCCGGAAGTGGTGCTCGCCGACGTCAACGCCGGCCTGCTGCTGCTGCTGGCCATCACCTCCATCGAGGTGTACGGCGTGATCATCGCCGGCTGGGCCTCGAACTCGAAGTACGCGTTCCTCGGCGCGCTGCGCGCCTCGGCGCAGATGGTCAGCTACGAGATCGCCATGGGCTTCTGCATGGTCGTCGTGCTGATGGTCTCGGGCACGCTGAACATGAGCCAGATCGTCCTGCAGCAGGGCCACGGCACGTTCGCCTCCATGGGCCTCACGTTCCTGTCGTGGAACTGGCTGCCGCTGCTGCCCATCTTCGTGGTGTTCTTCATCTCGGGCCTCGCCGAAACCAACCGCCACCCGTTCGACGTGGTGGAAGGTGAGTCGGAAATCGTGGCCGGCCACATGATCGAGTATTCGGGCATGGCGTTCGCGATGTTCTTCCTCGCCGAATACGCGAACATGATCCTGGTGTCGATCATCACCGCCACGCTGTTCCTCGGCGGCTGGCTGTCCCCGTTCGACTTCGCGCCGTTCAACCTGATCCCGGGCTGGATCTGGCTCGGCATCAAGACCTTCGTCGTCGTCACGATGTTCCTGTGGGTGCGTTCCACGTTCCCGCGCTTCCGTTATGACCAGATCATGCGTCTGGGCTGGAAGATTTTCATTCCGGTCACGCTGGTGTGGCTGCTGGTGGTGGGTCTCTGGATCCAGTCGCCGTACAACATCTGGAAGTGA
- the nuoI gene encoding NADH-quinone oxidoreductase subunit NuoI gives MAAVASIKDFFSSFLLIELFKGLKITGRHFFARNITVQFPEEKTPLSPRFRGLHALRRYENGEERCIACKLCEAVCPALAITIESEVRDDGSRRTTRYDIDLTKCIFCGFCEESCPVDSIVETHVFEYHGEKRGDLYFTKDMLLAVGDRYEAEIAANKEADARYR, from the coding sequence ATGGCTGCTGTCGCATCAATCAAGGATTTCTTCTCGAGCTTCCTGCTCATCGAGCTGTTCAAGGGCTTGAAGATCACGGGCCGGCACTTCTTCGCCCGCAACATCACGGTGCAGTTCCCGGAAGAGAAGACGCCGCTCAGCCCGCGCTTCCGCGGCCTGCACGCGCTGCGCCGCTACGAGAACGGCGAAGAGCGCTGCATCGCCTGCAAGCTCTGCGAGGCCGTGTGCCCCGCGCTCGCCATCACCATCGAATCGGAAGTGCGTGACGACGGCTCGCGCCGCACCACGCGCTACGACATCGACCTGACCAAGTGCATCTTCTGCGGCTTCTGCGAAGAGAGCTGCCCGGTCGACTCGATCGTCGAGACCCACGTCTTCGAATACCACGGCGAAAAGCGCGGTGACCTGTACTTCACGAAGGACATGCTCCTCGCCGTGGGCGACCGCTACGAGGCCGAAATCGCCGCCAACAAGGAGGCTGACGCCCGCTACCGCTGA